The genomic window TATTCAGCATTAGTCTTTCACTTCTAAAGTGATGTGATTAATGCAACGAGGTATTCAAATTCAGCAGGGGGTTAGCCCTAGCTGATTAAAAATAAGCCTTCGGCGGATGCCTCAGATTTTTTAGAGGAAATTATCGAGCTCGCTCAGGCAATCTGGGCGCAAATACGCCAAGGCGAATTTGAACTTAGGAGTCGATTAAATATGAATCAATTTTTAGCATTTCTATTACGCATGTTAATTGCGCTTCCAACTTCGTCCAGTGTATGGCTGCTGAGCTATTTTGCCTTTAACCAAACTTTCTGGCTTTCAGGAGCCATTGGCTTTGGGACTGGTGCACTTGCTTATTTAATAACAGGCATGATACAAAAGCAAAGGTTCTTAAAACGCCATCATCTGACAAGGAAGGAATACAAATTTATTAAGAAAAACATCGATGATGCCAAACGAAAAATTTCCCGCTTGCATAAGGCGCTATTCTCGATTCGTCATATTCCTTCTTTGAAGCAAAGAATGGAGCTAATGCGAACAACGAGAAAAATATACAGGCTAACGAAAAAGGAGCCAAAACGTTTTTACAAAGCAGAACAATTTTATTTTTCCCATTTAGATTCAGCTGTAGAGCTTTCGGAGAAATATGTGTTTTTATCCGCCCAGCCGAAGAAAACATATGATCTTGACCAGTCACTTTATGAAACTCGCCGAACACTTGAGCAGTTAACGGCAATGGTGGAAGAGGATTTATACAAAGTCATTTCAGACGATATTGATCAGCTGAACTTCGAAATTGATGTTGCAAAGCATACGATAAAAACAAAAAAGGATTCACAAATTATCGATGAAAGCAGGAGATTAAAATGAGTGAGCACAATCCATCTCTTTTAAAAAACACAAGCAGTACAAATTTAATGGATGATCTGCTATCTAATCCATTTGGGGAAAAACTTGAGCTGACTAGCAAGAGTGAACCCCTAAAAGACAAACCTGTTAAGCTGATTGATGTGATTCCAGAAGAAAATAGACAAAAGGCATATGAGCTGGCCAAGCAAATTGATCCGACAAACCATCAGGCGATGATCTCGTACGGAACGCCTGCACAGTCAAAGCTTTTGTCCTTCTCCAACTCCATGCTTGAACAAGTCCAAAAAAAGGACATTGGGGAAGTAGGGGAAATCATTAGCGAATTAATGTTGAAATTTAATGATGTAAACCCAGATGATTTAAAAATGGAGAAATCATCTTTTTTTGCACGGATGTTTGGGCGAATATCTAGCTCAATTCAAGAGACTTTGTCCAGGTATCAAAAAACAGGTGCACAAATTGACAGGATTAGTGTAAAGCTTGAACGCAGCAAAAACATACTTCTATCGGATGTTGTCATGCTGGAAAAGCTTTATGAGAATAACAAGGAATATTTCCATGCCTTAAATGTTTATATTGCAGCGGGTGAAATTAAGCTGGAGGAATTACATGAAGTAACAATTCCAGCATTGAAGAAGGCAGCTGAAGAGTCGAACGATCAAATGAAATTCCAGGAAGTAAATGATATGATCCAGTTTGCTGACCGTCTGGATAAACGACTCTATGATTTAAAATTAAGCCGAGAAATCACGATTCAGAGTGCTCCGCAAATTCGACTCATTCAAAATACAAATCAGGCGCTTGTCGAAAAGATCCAATCATCCATAATGACTGCCATCCCGTTATGGAAGAACCAAGTAGCAATTGCGCTAACGCTCATTAGGCAGCGTCATGCGGTAGAAGCACAAAAACAGGTATCTAAGACAACAAATGAGCTCCTGCTGAAAAACGCTGAAATGTTAAAGACAAATACAATTGAAACTGCCAGAGAAAATGAACGCGGCCTTGTTGATATTGAAACATTAAAGAAAACCCAAGAAAATTTAATTTCTACACTGGAAGAGACTTTAAGGATCCAAGAAGAAGGAAGACACAAGCGTCGACTAGCAGAGCAGGAGCTGGCCACGATGGAAAGCGACTTAAGGCAAAAGCTGCTTGAAATTAAAGGGTAATACAGCCTCTAAATAAAAAAGAAGATCTATTAATCAAACGCTTGGTTAATAGATCTTCTTTTTAAATTGATAGTCAGGTTAATTAGTCCAATTTTTTATCATTGGTTACTGGCAGTTTGATCAGGACCTCTGTTCCTTCGTTAATCTTACTATTGAAAACGATCGAACCATTGTGAGATTGTACGATCTTAAAGCTGACAGTCAGACCTAATCCTGTTCCTTTTTCTTTAGAAGAATAAAACGGCTCCCCGATTTTTTCCAATCGTTTTTCAGATATGCCACAGCCTTGATCCTTAATAATAATGGAAACCTCATTATTTTCCTTAGATTTTAAATAAACGGAAACTGTTCCTTTGCCTGAAGATGCCTCAATTGCATTCTTGATTATATTGATAAAAAGCTGTTTTAATTGATTCGGTTCACAGTCTATCATATATTCCTGACCATCTGATTTATAATCGATTTGGACATTATATAAATTGGCATCAGATTGAAGCAATGAGATGACCTCAAATAAAATGAGATGGATATCAGCACGTGTAAACTGGACCTGCTGGGGCTTAGCCAATAGGAGCAACTCTCCTGCTATATAATTAATTCGGTTTAATTCGTCAAGCATAATTTTATGATATAAATGATCTTTTTCATTCTCTTTCTGAAGCAGCTGAACAAATCCGATGAGCGAGGTAAGCGGATTACGAATTTCATGAGCCACACTTGCAGCTAATTCACCAACAACGGACAGCTTTTCTGTTTGTCTTAGTCTTTCTTCCGTTTGCCTTATATGGGTCATATCCTTTCCGTAACCAATAATCCCCTCAATTTCTCCATTTACTATGATAGGCAGATTCGTGAATTGTATAGTTATGGTCTCACCATTTTTATGAGGTATCTCAAGCTCATATTTTTGAACACGTTCTCCTTTAAGGATATTAGAAATCGATTCTTTGACAGTCTTATATCCTTCGGCTGTCAGCGAGTCCTTTATTTTTTTGCCTACTACCTTTTCATCATCATAACCAGTAACGGCTTTAAATTGCGGATTGACGTTTGTAATAACGCCGTTAAGATTCATCATAAAAACAATATCAGGATTATATTCAAATAGCGATTTATACTTTTGCCTGCTCCTTTTTAGAAGGTTCTCAATGAGCTTTCTTTCAGTTATATCCCTTCCGATAATGACAAGCCCCTTGCGGCTGCCGTCTTCATGAAAGAGAGGGACTTTAATCGTGTCGAACGTTTTTTGCAGACCATTCGGAAGAGGGATGACTTCCTCAATACGTGTGATCCCTTTATTCTTCCAGGCCTCTTCATCCGATACCTCACAGTAGATTAACGCGTCCCGGTAAAACTCAGTATAATCTGCTAGTTCCGAGTCCTTTTTTCCTTTGTAATCTACATCCTCAAGCTGAAATAATTTTAAACCAAATTCATTGGCTTCGATCCAGCGACCATGCCCATCCTTAAAATTTACAAAGTCCACCATTGAGTTGATAAGGGTTGATAATCGCCTTTCTTCTTTCTCAAGATTGTTTAGCTTTTCCGTCTTTTTAATAAAATAATAAAATAGCCAGGCAGTTGTAAAAATATAAAGGAGTTCTTTTATTCTTTCGATCGTTTCTATAAGATGAGAAGGCTGAAAATGACTAAAAAGATAGTTGGTGCCAAAAATCCAAATAAAACTGATTATTATATACAGGATAATGAGTTTCTTTTTGTTCATTTAGTTTTTGTGACTCCTGTTCCATACCTAAATGGATAAAAATGAAAAATTCCACTTCGCTATGTTCGTAATGGTATAGTTATGATAGAAAAAATATATTTCTAGTTAATAAACATTCTATCTTAGTTTGATAGACAGTAAAAGTCCTATAAAAATTTACCTAAAAAACCACAGGAGTGAAGTTAGAAGTGTATTTAACTATTGAGGAAACAGCTGAATATCTATCTGTGTCTATAACATATGTGGAGAACTTAATTTTACAAGGCAAGGTAAGAGTGCTGCATGATAGTGAGGGGGCCGTATTGGTCTACAAAGATCAGTTTAAGACACATTTTGAACAGCTGGAGAAATATAAAAATTTGGTAAAAGAATTAGCGAATGAACCAATTCCTGAGGATCGAGATATAAAGGATGAGGATTGAATTTTCCGTCTTTAATTATGGTCATAATAGTGGAGAAGAATGATTGTATTGTAAAGTCACTTTATTTTACAAACAGCATTTAGTTCGTTAATCTAATATTATGAAGTGAGATTAAAGGAGGAAACTAGTTATGTACGATATTACGATAATTGGAGCAGGGCCAGCAGGAGGAAGTGCGGCATTATTCGCTGCTAAAGCGGGAAAAAAGGTTTTAGTCATTGATAATGACAAAAGTGTAACGAAGCGCGCTTGGTTAGAGAACCACTATGGCGTGCGTGAGATTTCCGGTCCAGACTTAGTTGAGGTTGGGAAGAAGCAGGCTGCTAAATTCGGTGCTGAAATCGTGGAAGCATCCGTTGAAAATATTGAAAAGTCAGAGGCTGGATTCGCAGTTCAAACAGATAATCAAACATATGAATCTAAGCATGTAATCCTCGCAACAGGCTTTTTAACAGATCTTGCCGAAAAAGCGGGATTAAAAACAACTGATGGTACAGAACCGAGAGTTAAAACTATTTTTGATGTGGATGCCGCCGGAAAAACGAATATTGATGGAATATGGGCAGCAGGTACTGCTGCAGGGGTAAGCGTGCACACGATTATCACAGCAGGAGACGGTGCAAAAGTTGCCATTAATGTGATTAGTGAGTTAAATGGTGAACGCTATGTTGACCATGATGTTTTAAAATAAGTGAGATGAGCCGTCCCTTAATGGGGTGGCTTTTTTCGTGCTTATTTTTACGGGTAAGCTGCAGATCGTGCTTTATTGCCTGAGTCTTTTATCCTTAGTAAAACATAAAAGGAAAAAAATAGAATTTTTGACCTACCTCAGAGTGGTTATAAATCCCCTTTGTTAATATTTAGAATAGTTTAAAATTTTAATTAAACTATATCTAGGAGGGATTCTATGAGAAAACCATTTTTATCTGTGGCATTAGCAACCACATTAGCCTTTGGTGCGATTGGAACTCAGGCTGTATTTGCTAAGCCGAATGAAGCAGGACAAGCTCAGTCAGTTAAAGTATTTGATCACATGGTCATCAATAAGATTAATGCAGAAAATATTTATCAAAATATTGCACATTTGTCCAAAACCCCACGTGTAGCAGGGACTGAGGCAGAGGATCAGGCAGTTCAGTATATTAAAGAACAATTTGAATCGTATGGATACGAAGTTGAAATTCAGCCGTTTACTTATTATGGCTACACTCCTCCAAGTTCGATTGAATTGAGCGTTAATGGCTATGATGGAGAGCTGAGACCAAGTTCCTTTACATACACAGTAAGCGGCGATGTTTCCGGTGATCTTGTTTATGCAGGCTTAGGGAAGAAAGAGGAGCTTGCCAATACAGATCTTACTGGAAAAATTGCACTCATCAAACGCGGAGATATTAGTTTTGCTGAAAAAGTGTTAAATGCGGCTGAAAACGGCGCTGCTGGGGTGATTATTTTTAACAATACGAGCGGCGCAGTAAACGGAACGCTTGGCGAAGCAAATGATAATTACGTTCCGGCTGTCTCTTTGACACAAGCGGAGGGCGAGGCGCTTCTTGCTAAGCTAAATGCAGGAACAGAATTAAAGGCAAACTTAAAAATTGAGGGTGCTAGAGCGGGAGAAAGTCTTTCCCATAACGTAATCGCTACTAAAAAGCCGACAAATAAACAAAAAGATACGGGTAAAGTTATTGTCGTTGGAGCTCATCACGATTCTGTTGCAGGTGCACCTGGTGCCAATGACGATGCCTCTGGAACGGCAACGACCCTTGAGCTTGCGCGTGTATTTAAAAACGTGCCGACTGACACAGAAATTCGATTTATTACATTCGGGGCGGAAGAGCTTGGACTAATTGGTTCAACCTACTATGTTAACAATCTAACAGATGATGAAAAAGAACGCACCATTGCTAACTTTAACCTTGATATGGTTGGAAGCAGAGATGCGGGAGATTTAGTCTTGCTTACTCTTGATGGGAAGCCTAACCTAGTGACTGAGCTTGCACAGGCTTCAAGCACAAGACTTAACGGAGAACCAACTCCATATGGCCAGGGCGGACGCAGTGATCATGTTCCATTTGCCGAAGCAGGAATCCCAGCAGCCTTATTCATTCACAGTCCAACTGAGCCTTGGTACCATACGCCTGAAGATTCTATTGATAAAATCAGTAAAGAAAAGCTTCAGGATGTTGCTGAGATTGTAGGGGCGGCAGTCTATGACCTAGCTCGCTTTGACAACATGGGGCCAAAGCTGAAAAAAGGTCCTAAAGTAAAAGCTGATAAAGATCAG from Bacillus sp. DTU_2020_1000418_1_SI_GHA_SEK_038 includes these protein-coding regions:
- a CDS encoding 5-bromo-4-chloroindolyl phosphate hydrolysis family protein, translated to MNQFLAFLLRMLIALPTSSSVWLLSYFAFNQTFWLSGAIGFGTGALAYLITGMIQKQRFLKRHHLTRKEYKFIKKNIDDAKRKISRLHKALFSIRHIPSLKQRMELMRTTRKIYRLTKKEPKRFYKAEQFYFSHLDSAVELSEKYVFLSAQPKKTYDLDQSLYETRRTLEQLTAMVEEDLYKVISDDIDQLNFEIDVAKHTIKTKKDSQIIDESRRLK
- a CDS encoding toxic anion resistance protein, which gives rise to MSEHNPSLLKNTSSTNLMDDLLSNPFGEKLELTSKSEPLKDKPVKLIDVIPEENRQKAYELAKQIDPTNHQAMISYGTPAQSKLLSFSNSMLEQVQKKDIGEVGEIISELMLKFNDVNPDDLKMEKSSFFARMFGRISSSIQETLSRYQKTGAQIDRISVKLERSKNILLSDVVMLEKLYENNKEYFHALNVYIAAGEIKLEELHEVTIPALKKAAEESNDQMKFQEVNDMIQFADRLDKRLYDLKLSREITIQSAPQIRLIQNTNQALVEKIQSSIMTAIPLWKNQVAIALTLIRQRHAVEAQKQVSKTTNELLLKNAEMLKTNTIETARENERGLVDIETLKKTQENLISTLEETLRIQEEGRHKRRLAEQELATMESDLRQKLLEIKG
- a CDS encoding PAS domain S-box protein; the encoded protein is MNKKKLIILYIIISFIWIFGTNYLFSHFQPSHLIETIERIKELLYIFTTAWLFYYFIKKTEKLNNLEKEERRLSTLINSMVDFVNFKDGHGRWIEANEFGLKLFQLEDVDYKGKKDSELADYTEFYRDALIYCEVSDEEAWKNKGITRIEEVIPLPNGLQKTFDTIKVPLFHEDGSRKGLVIIGRDITERKLIENLLKRSRQKYKSLFEYNPDIVFMMNLNGVITNVNPQFKAVTGYDDEKVVGKKIKDSLTAEGYKTVKESISNILKGERVQKYELEIPHKNGETITIQFTNLPIIVNGEIEGIIGYGKDMTHIRQTEERLRQTEKLSVVGELAASVAHEIRNPLTSLIGFVQLLQKENEKDHLYHKIMLDELNRINYIAGELLLLAKPQQVQFTRADIHLILFEVISLLQSDANLYNVQIDYKSDGQEYMIDCEPNQLKQLFINIIKNAIEASSGKGTVSVYLKSKENNEVSIIIKDQGCGISEKRLEKIGEPFYSSKEKGTGLGLTVSFKIVQSHNGSIVFNSKINEGTEVLIKLPVTNDKKLD
- a CDS encoding excisionase family DNA-binding protein produces the protein MYLTIEETAEYLSVSITYVENLILQGKVRVLHDSEGAVLVYKDQFKTHFEQLEKYKNLVKELANEPIPEDRDIKDED
- a CDS encoding FAD-dependent oxidoreductase, producing MYDITIIGAGPAGGSAALFAAKAGKKVLVIDNDKSVTKRAWLENHYGVREISGPDLVEVGKKQAAKFGAEIVEASVENIEKSEAGFAVQTDNQTYESKHVILATGFLTDLAEKAGLKTTDGTEPRVKTIFDVDAAGKTNIDGIWAAGTAAGVSVHTIITAGDGAKVAINVISELNGERYVDHDVLK
- a CDS encoding M28 family peptidase, with translation MRKPFLSVALATTLAFGAIGTQAVFAKPNEAGQAQSVKVFDHMVINKINAENIYQNIAHLSKTPRVAGTEAEDQAVQYIKEQFESYGYEVEIQPFTYYGYTPPSSIELSVNGYDGELRPSSFTYTVSGDVSGDLVYAGLGKKEELANTDLTGKIALIKRGDISFAEKVLNAAENGAAGVIIFNNTSGAVNGTLGEANDNYVPAVSLTQAEGEALLAKLNAGTELKANLKIEGARAGESLSHNVIATKKPTNKQKDTGKVIVVGAHHDSVAGAPGANDDASGTATTLELARVFKNVPTDTEIRFITFGAEELGLIGSTYYVNNLTDDEKERTIANFNLDMVGSRDAGDLVLLTLDGKPNLVTELAQASSTRLNGEPTPYGQGGRSDHVPFAEAGIPAALFIHSPTEPWYHTPEDSIDKISKEKLQDVAEIVGAAVYDLARFDNMGPKLKKGPKVKADKDQYHEQNIR